The Candidatus Sericytochromatia bacterium genome includes a window with the following:
- a CDS encoding LptA/OstA family protein has product MSRVWSWVAALAITISASPAVAENEVPPPPLVLPSVRTVPLPTPAAVKTNPKPAPRRVSRALTKPTKGKKGKSDERIHITSDYLKYDRKARMALATGNVKIVQDDTTIRTEEVQFDQANKVSYMTKPVKVTQAKEGEPPTLLNADRMTTFHKEKRLVAEGKVRFVRKRNPLARALTSAKRDKIQAAIKKEDTVIDADELEYWTQKKDAHFKRNVAIINGKKKAWGDSAFMDRARDETRLEGNVKVVQINGNWLVKEGIVEADSPDEARDEALRERATLWCDKLVIDNRTSDAVATGEVVRIEQKGKVATGKKAVFSDRQNLITLTDQVRVQQANGDWLTASRAVFNTKTEVFEAFSGGQTQVQTEFAPPDKQASPKPAPKERVELDINMRETER; this is encoded by the coding sequence ATGTCCCGCGTCTGGTCCTGGGTGGCCGCCCTTGCGATCACCATCTCGGCATCTCCGGCTGTCGCCGAGAATGAAGTTCCCCCGCCGCCACTGGTGCTGCCCTCCGTACGGACGGTGCCGCTACCGACACCCGCCGCCGTCAAAACCAACCCCAAGCCTGCTCCGCGCCGCGTCTCCCGGGCTCTGACCAAGCCGACCAAGGGTAAGAAGGGCAAATCCGACGAACGCATCCACATCACCTCGGACTACCTGAAATATGACCGCAAGGCGCGAATGGCCCTGGCCACGGGCAACGTCAAGATTGTGCAGGACGACACCACCATCCGGACGGAGGAGGTCCAGTTCGACCAGGCCAACAAGGTCTCCTACATGACCAAGCCGGTCAAGGTGACCCAGGCCAAAGAGGGAGAGCCTCCCACCCTGCTGAACGCCGACCGCATGACCACCTTTCATAAGGAGAAACGCCTGGTGGCGGAGGGCAAGGTCCGCTTCGTGCGCAAGCGCAACCCGCTGGCCCGGGCGCTCACGTCGGCCAAGCGAGATAAGATTCAGGCCGCCATCAAGAAAGAAGACACCGTCATCGACGCCGACGAACTGGAATACTGGACCCAGAAAAAGGACGCCCACTTCAAGCGCAACGTGGCGATCATCAATGGCAAGAAAAAGGCCTGGGGCGACTCCGCCTTCATGGACCGGGCCCGGGACGAAACCCGCCTCGAGGGCAACGTGAAGGTCGTCCAGATCAACGGCAACTGGCTCGTCAAGGAGGGCATCGTCGAGGCGGATAGCCCGGACGAGGCCCGAGACGAAGCCCTGCGGGAGCGGGCCACCTTGTGGTGTGACAAGCTGGTGATCGACAACCGCACGAGCGACGCCGTGGCCACCGGTGAAGTGGTTCGCATCGAACAGAAGGGCAAGGTGGCCACCGGCAAGAAGGCTGTCTTCTCCGACCGGCAAAATCTGATCACCCTGACGGACCAGGTCCGGGTGCAGCAGGCCAATGGCGATTGGTTGACCGCCTCCCGCGCCGTCTTCAACACAAAAACCGAGGTCTTCGAAGCCTTCAGCGGCGGACAGACCCAGGTCCAGACCGAGTTCGCTCCTCCCGATAAACAAGCCTCTCCCAAGCCTGCCCCCAAGGAACGCGTCGAACTCGACATCAACATGCGGGAAACGGAACGCTGA
- a CDS encoding decaprenyl-phosphate phosphoribosyltransferase, which translates to MARVPQAVAGWQALLALLRPRQWIKNGFVLAPLIFTGLFVRPDALGQAGLAAFLFCLASSAVYVFNDRVDVERDRRHPLKRLSRPLAAGTVSVRSADGLLGVLLLPVLLALWLWPQVGALIGAYLGLNVAYSLRLKHVPVVDIFCVATGFLLRVAAGAAALSVPLSNWMLVTTLCLALYLAAVKRRQELALTDGGARGVLGAYTVSLLDRYAQMAATAAILFYALFTSTVRPQLALTVVLVLFGFFRYSYLVEARQAGENPTEVVWQDAPLLLTLALWVAGCSWVMWLG; encoded by the coding sequence ATGGCCCGGGTGCCGCAGGCCGTGGCTGGCTGGCAGGCTTTGCTGGCGCTGTTGCGTCCGCGCCAGTGGATCAAAAACGGCTTCGTGCTGGCCCCTTTGATCTTCACGGGCCTGTTCGTCCGTCCGGACGCGCTCGGGCAGGCTGGCCTGGCGGCCTTTCTGTTCTGTCTCGCCTCGTCGGCGGTGTATGTTTTCAATGATCGCGTGGACGTCGAACGCGATCGCCGGCATCCGCTCAAGCGTCTCAGCCGGCCCCTGGCGGCCGGTACCGTCTCTGTCAGGTCTGCCGACGGCCTGCTGGGGGTGCTGCTGCTGCCCGTGCTGCTGGCGTTGTGGCTGTGGCCTCAGGTCGGAGCCCTGATCGGGGCGTATCTTGGATTGAACGTCGCCTATTCGTTACGCCTGAAACACGTTCCGGTGGTGGACATCTTCTGTGTCGCGACGGGCTTCTTGCTGCGGGTCGCGGCCGGTGCAGCCGCCCTGTCGGTGCCGCTTTCCAACTGGATGCTGGTCACGACGCTCTGCCTGGCGTTGTATCTCGCCGCTGTGAAGCGCCGCCAGGAACTGGCCCTGACCGATGGCGGGGCGCGTGGCGTGCTTGGCGCCTATACCGTCTCCCTGCTCGACCGTTATGCTCAGATGGCCGCGACAGCCGCCATTCTGTTCTATGCCCTCTTCACCAGCACGGTGCGACCTCAACTGGCCCTGACCGTCGTGCTGGTGTTGTTTGGCTTCTTTCGCTATAGCTATCTGGTGGAGGCTCGCCAGGCCGGCGAGAACCCCACCGAAGTGGTCTGGCAAGACGCTCCCTTGCTGCTGACCTTGGCGCTCTGGGTGGCGGGCTGCAGCTGGGTCATGTGGCTGGGTTGA
- the lptC gene encoding LPS export ABC transporter periplasmic protein LptC → MDPHKENLNQPAEVASAPPGPPAKPARARPNWLAPWPIYLLTVLVVAGTIYVTRARQQAGLADPVLPKAISLEQNIEVKFSDVTMQGRQKGVQRWLIEAPTVSLSRDGRYTTFEPKPKGRFLNLKDWKNQDASPSEKVRALDWTADQARFDSFSEDLHMSGHVVLTTDDKDIIKTEELAYRARTKRVEMPKPVTITMTDGTEARGDALEANADAEVFELKGHVDFRAKAQDEERL, encoded by the coding sequence ATGGATCCGCACAAGGAAAACCTGAACCAGCCAGCGGAGGTGGCGAGCGCTCCGCCCGGGCCGCCGGCGAAGCCTGCCCGGGCGAGGCCAAACTGGCTGGCGCCCTGGCCCATCTACCTGCTCACGGTGTTGGTGGTCGCGGGAACCATTTACGTCACGCGCGCGCGACAGCAGGCCGGCCTGGCAGACCCGGTCTTGCCGAAGGCCATCAGTCTGGAACAGAACATCGAGGTCAAGTTCTCCGACGTCACCATGCAAGGGCGACAAAAAGGCGTCCAGCGTTGGCTGATCGAGGCCCCGACCGTTTCGCTCAGCCGGGACGGTCGCTACACCACCTTCGAACCCAAACCCAAGGGTCGGTTCCTGAACTTGAAGGATTGGAAAAATCAGGATGCCAGCCCGAGCGAGAAGGTGCGCGCCCTCGATTGGACCGCCGACCAGGCCCGCTTTGACTCGTTCAGTGAGGACCTCCACATGTCGGGACACGTGGTGCTGACCACGGACGACAAGGACATCATCAAGACCGAGGAACTGGCCTATCGGGCGCGCACCAAACGGGTCGAAATGCCCAAGCCCGTGACCATCACCATGACGGATGGCACCGAGGCCCGCGGCGATGCGCTCGAGGCCAACGCCGACGCGGAGGTCTTCGAACTCAAAGGTCACGTGGATTTCCGTGCCAAGGCACAGGACGAGGAGCGTTTGTGA